The genomic interval TTCATCCAAGCCGGCATGTTGTACACGGGCCACATCGTGCCACCGAGGAGACTGTAGATGAGCGCTACGGCAGGTCCGATCGAGCCAGCCTGTTCGGGCGTGCGCGCGAGGGCTGCGACCAGCGTCGAGAGACCTGCCCCGGCCAGCACGCTTGCTGTGGCCATGACGATGACGGCGGGCACCGAAGCGCCCCAGTTGACACGGTACAGCAGCCGCGTCAGCACGATGATCATGGTGAACTGCAGGGCGGCGATGACGAAGATGCCGACCAGCTTGCCCAGCAGAACCTGGACACGAGAGGTCGGTGTTGCCAGGACGCGCGACAGCGTGTGCTGGCGCTGTTCCTCCAGCATGCCTTCAGTGCCGGTATTCGCGGTGAAGATCAGGTATAGCAGGGCCATACCCACCGCATAGTAGTCGAGGGCCCGGGGCACCTTGATGCCCTCCTGGGTCGTAGTCCTCACGGAAACGGTGCCCGTCTGCTGGGACGCGCCGACTTCGTCGATCACCGATTGGACAGCCTCCTGCATGCGTTGCGGCGGGACGACTCGGGACTGCTGAAGGGTCTGGATTGCGATGGATGCAGCCAGTTGTCTGCGCTGGACCTCCGCCGTGAAGGACTCCACGACGTTGCGGATGATGCCAGCCTGGGTAGGGGTGTCGGGGTTGCCGAGGACGGTGATGGACACCTTCGTACCGGCGGATACTCCATCGCTGAACCCTGCCGGGATGATGACGGCCGCACCCGTCTTCCCCTGTTCGACAAGCGTACGCGCCTCGGCCTCGCTGGGGACGGTCGTGACGACGAGCAGATCCGCCAGCTGTGGGCTGGCGAAGACGTCCTGTGTCAGGCGCCTGGCCATATCGCCGCCGTCGAGGTCGACGAGTGTGACGTTCGCCGTGAACGAGCTGCCCGCCCAGTTGAAGACAGTTCCCAGGATGATGATCATCGCCATGGGGATGATCAGCAAGATCACAAATGCGGACTTGTCGCGGACACGGACCTTCAGGTCTTTGACTGCGATATGCCAGAACTTCACGTCAGTCCCTCAAGCTGGTCCCTGTGAGGTTGAGGAACAGGTCTTCCAGGTTTGGCTCCTTCACGTCGATGGTCGACACGGGACAGCCTGCGTCGTCGAGCGTGGAGATGATGCCGGCGAGCAATGATCGGCCCTGGTCCGTTGCGATGTGGATCGTCTTGTCGCGGAGTTCGACGGTGTCAACTCCCGGCAGTGCCGCAAGGCGGTCGCGGACCGCGCCGTCAGCCTCCCGGACGAGCTGTACGCTGATAATGTCCTTGTTGCCGGCCTGAAGCCGCAGGTCTTTCTGCGTGCCATCCGCAATGACCTTGCCATGGTCGATGATCGCGATATGTGTGCACAGGAACTCGACCTCTTCCATGTAGTGACTTGTGTACAGCAGCGTCATACCTTGGTGGTTGAGCTCCTTCAGAGTTGCCAGGATGCTGTTGCGTGACTGCGGGTCCACGCCGACGGTCGGCTCGTCGAGGATCAGCAGCTTGGGCTGATTGAGGAGACCGACTGCGATGTTGATGCGGCGCTTCATGCCGCCCGAGTATGTCTCGATGCGGTCCTTCTGGCGGTCGGCCAGCTGGACGATGTCGAGGACGGCGTCGACCCGAGACGCAAGCATGCTTGCAGGGACGTCCTGCATGCGCGCGAAGAATGTCAGGTTTTCCCGGGCCGACAGCGTCGGGTACAGTGCGATGTCCTGCGGCACGACGCCGATCAAGCGGCGGACCGCCATCGGGTCACGGAGGATGCTGTGCCCGTCGATGACGACGTCTCCACTGGAGGGCACGACCAGGCCGCACATCATGGAGACGGTCGTGGTCTTGCCGGCCCCGTTGGGTCCCAGCAGGCCGAACGCCTCGCCCGCGGGAATGCTGAAGTGCACGCCGTCCACGGCGGTCAGCTTGCCGAAGCGTTTGGTGAGGTCCTTCACTTCTACCAGCATTCTGGTCTCCTTCTCATAAGTGGCTGAGACCGTGGAACAGATATGGCTGTCCCGGCGTTCCCAGTCGACTAGCGCGGCTGTTCGACCGCGCGCTCGTAGACGAATACGTCCGGTTCGCCGTGTCGCCAGACGTCGAATTCGAGTCCCGTCACCGTCTCAAGCAGGTTCGTGTGGACGGACTGACCGGCCGGAATCATCGTCTGGAGGTACTTCGCTCCCGGATAGAGGGCAAGTGCGTGACGGATGAGCACGTCCAGGTCCTCCGGGCTCCCGTCTGCGAAGTCGATCGAGGCCTCGGCAGGCCCGTGGTCGGGACGGCAGACGACGAACAGGCTACGCAGTGACCCGTTGCTGTCACGAAGGCCGACGGCCCTGTCGAAGGCAGGCCAGGCGACGACGTCGGGGCGAGCGACCGGCCAGAACTTCCACCCCTGAGGGAGGAAACCGCAGCTCTTTGTGATGGATGCTGATCCCTGGATCCACGCGCGTGCCTCGTCGAAGGGCACTGCGGCGGCCAGTGGCGACAGTTCTGCGCAGGCACGGGCAGGGGAGTCCAGCTTCGCCTCTGCCAGGATGAACGATGCCACACGCTGAAAGCGGTACTGCTCGATGATGTGGATACTTGCAAGGTTGTCGACGTACGTCGAGAGTCCGATGCGCTGCGCGCCCTCGCGGGTGGCCTTTTCGATGAAGTACTCGGTCAACGCTTTGCCGGCGCCGCGCCCCTGGGCTGCCGTATCGGTGCGGATGCCCTCGAGCCACACGTAGCCGGGGGTCAGATTGACCGTGCGCGCGAACGCGATAACGGATCCGTTCAAGTCGGCAACCGCCACCTCGGAATCTCGCATGCGGAGCCATTCGTCGATGACGTGTGGAACGTAGTCGTCGCCTTCCCATATCTGGGAGCTGATGGCAACGATCCGCTCGCGGTCAGCAAGCCGTGCTGTACGAATGGTGACTCCCATACATTCCTCCTGTCATTGCAGAGTGACGGCAGACTACGCTGCTCCATAAGAAGTATATCTATGTGCCCAAAAGGCTTCAATATGTGTATGGCATCACCCGGGAGTCATTGCTGGCCACTTGGCTGCGGACATGCAGGCAATCTCCGGGTCCGCACAAGCGACGCGGGAATCCCGGACGGCAGCGATGAGGTCGTCTGCCGCCGGATGTTGCAGCGCGAACGCGACGAACTGCTGCTCGTCCTTGTCCATGACGTCTTCTCTAGAGGAAACGCGCCCAGAAGAAGATAGTCAGCGGGAACAGGAGAGTCGAGACGACAACGTTCCGGGACAGTTTCTGGACGTCCAGGCCGATCTCAGCGCCGTACACGACGCTGGCAACCATGGTGGGCATGGCGCTCTGGATAATGAATGCGCTGCGGATGTCTCCGGCGACGGGCAGGACAAGCGTCAGTGCCAGCGCCATCGCCGGTACGAGGGCGAGCTTGATCCCCGCCGCGATGAGAGCGCGCCAGTTGAAGTCCAGCTCCACGTTCAGCCCGACGAACAGCATGGCCAGGGGCGACGTCGAGTTGCCCACGAGTTTGCAGGCATCGGTGAAGAACTGTGGAAGCGCAACTCGCTTGAGGATGAGGGCAAGGAGCATGGCGACCAGGGGCGGATTGACGAAACTGCGGGCATTCTTGCGCACCCAGATACCTAGGGCCATGAAGGAATGCGTTTGCTCATAGATGACCGCAAGCGGCAATGCCTCCTGACCGAGGATTGTCTGTACCACAGGGTATCCCATGAACCCGGTATTCCCGAGGAATCCAGAGAAGACCGTTTCGCGATAGCGCACGGGGACGAGCCTGAAGGTCAGGTATCCGACAGCCTGGATGACGATGACACCCGGAATGAGCCACAGCGCCTTCATCGGGATGGGGTTGCTGTACAGGCTGATGAACGTGAGGGCGGGGAGGGAGACATTGAACACGAACTTGCGGATGCTGGTGGCGTCCTGCGTCGAAAGGACATGGAGCCGACGAAGGAGGATGCCCACGACCACGATGAGGATCAGCGTGAACACGGGACTCATTTCTGCCAGGCCGACAAGTTGTTTCATATCCTTGCCATGATAGTGGAAAAGGGACATCGCGTCCAGCCTTGGGCGCTGTGAATCCAGCGGCTGAATGGACAGGGTTCAAGTGTTGTGCTTCCGTACCCTCTCGTGGAATCCCTGTGCTATGCGGTGGGCGACCACGAGGTAGTGGTCCAGGAGCAAGGCGCGGTCGTCAGCAGACTTCTCGCCTGACGCCACAAGCACCGCTTCACAGCCTCTGGGCCGCTCCAGCTGTTCGACGAACATTGCATAAGTCCGTTCAGCAGGAGCGTTGCCACAGATGGAACGCTCGATGAAGTCGAGTTCGCTCTGGATGTCGCTCTCGCCGGCAGCGAGGACGGCTCGCACGGTTTCGGGGCGGTCGGCAGTCTGGGCCGCCTGGTCTGCATCACTGCCGAGCGGCTGATCGAACGTGAACAGGGCAGTCCTGTACATTCGTCTCCTCACGCGGCCTGACGTTCACCGTCCGGTCCGAGGTGAAACAGGTAGTTGAGGTAGTCTCCCCCCTGATGCCACCATGGGTTCTCGCAGAAACACGTGGATCCGATGCACGGGTCCGCCTCGGTTCCTGTGCCAAGGTATCGCATGACACCCAGGAGGACACGTCTGGGACCCGCCGGGAAGCAGTACACGGCGAACCATCCTGCCGGCAGACGGTTGTCGCCGTGCCACCACATGACCTGATGGACGTAGCCGTCGCGTATCCACAGGTCCGCCAGGCGCAGGGCCTTTGCCACAAATCCATCCCACAGCGTGGGATCGAAGCCGTGAATCGGGGTTCCGGCACGCAGGAACAGGCTCTCGCGGACGTTGTCCCAGTGAACCTGAACCAGGACGCGGACGTCGCGACGACCGCCAAGGTCCCGCGGGTCAAGCAGCAGGCTGGTCTCGGAGATCAGGACCGGGGCCTTCATGAGTGTGCCTCCTCGGACGGAGCGTTCATGAGATCGGCGCTGTCGGGACACAGGAGGTCCTGAAGAAGGACATAGAGTTCGAAGACGTTGTGATGGTACAGCAGACGCAAGTGCTCCAGTTCGACGGGCTCGAGTGCGGGGCGGAGAAGAGCCCACTCGTCAAACGCACGGTCGTCGGTCAGCGCCATGATCAGTGACTCGTATCGGACAGCAAACGCCGCATCGGTCAGGATGCGCTGAGCGACAAATCCAAGTTCCCGACTCAGGTCGTCCGGGGTTGCCTCGAGAAGTCGCTGGATGTTGGCAAGGTCAGACGCAGCAGTGCGGACGTCACCAGCAGTTGTGAGACGCCCAAAGTCGCTATGCCGAGGAAAGACGAACAGGATCGTCTGGTCCATGCTGCCTCCAATCGAAGGCGGTGCACGAAACGCTCTCTGCAAGCCACAACGGATTCTACCAGCGTGTGAATGATAACCTCTGACCTCTGTGCTGTTGCGCCGATGCTGAGTACCTCACCAACCCGAGCCTCATCACATCCCTGACTGCCTGGACAATGGTGCCTTCTGTCTCCACCGTACTTGCCACAGGAACCTTACACTTGTCTACCGTCAGGATAGGTCGGTGGCTGTTCTTGTCAAGACCGGGACGTGAGAGTCCCGGAAGTCCCATAAAAAGTAGTGTCAACGGCTTTCCTATCTCCATCCGGGACCCATGAGACCGAGCCGTGTTCGTGGGAGCACTTCGGGTCAGGCGGTCAGACCTTGGTCGTGGAGGATGCCGCGGAAGGCGCGCAGGGCGTTGCTGTGTGCGTGCTCTTCCCACGACGGTTCGGACGGGCAATAGGCCTCACGCCAGAGTCTCCGAACCTCGTCTGCAATGGCTTCGCTGACAACATACTGCTGGCGCAGGCGATTGCTCGCCACGGCACACCACAGGCTGTCGATCTGAGCCAGGAGGGAATCGCCCAGGCATCCGAACTCGAAGCAGGTTGCATACATCGCGGTCGCCGGGGCCGTGACCTCGCGCGTTCGGTACATGTAGTCGATCATGTCGCCCTCGATGCGGTAGAATTCCTGCGAGGTGGCGATGACGACATTCGGGTAGTCGATGCGCTTCGCCCACTGCGTGGAGGGCACCGGATCCAGCCCAGAGTTGACGACGCTCATGCGGCCCCTGGGTCCATACCCCGTGTGCAGGTCAACGTGCACCAGATGGGGTACAGCTTTCAAACAGTCGTCGACCAGGTGCCGCATGACCTGCGTCTCCGGCTGCCAGTCGGTGCCGCCGTAATAGAGCCCTGCCGGCTCGTCGTACTGTCCTGCCAGCAGTGCCTGACGCAGCATGCCGGACTTGCCCATCAGGGCGAGGCGCATCAGCTGACTCGCGAGCAGCAGACGATTCCACCGGACGGAAGGCATGGGTCCTTTCGGCTGGAAGATGTGCCGGAGGCTCCGATAGCCGTCGCTGGAACGTGGGGCGGCGTCCCAGGACATGACGAAGTTGCGGTTCAAATCGACGTTTGCCGCGTTCGTGCGTTGCTCGTGCTTCATGCCCCACGGGTTGATGGCATGGACGAGACATAGTGACGTCGCCCCTGGGTCAAGCGTTGGGAGGACCTCCCTGATCGCCAGCTCCATGATCGCCGAACCGACGAACCCTTCGATGCCATGTTCGCCGGTTGTCACCAGCAGTATGTGCTGTGCCTGCTGCGTCGCCGGGGCGTGCAGGACGTCGATGCTCAGATCGCCCTCACCCGCGTGGAGCATGTGCGTCTCGATCCGGCTGGAGGGCCAGCGGACCGCAATGCGGCCGAGGCTGGAGCGGAACCGTTCGCGGGATGCCTCGTAGCTCTGCGGAATCAGTGATGTCATGGGGCTAGAAGGGGCCAAAGCGCAGTGAAACGGCGAGCAGCAGGAACGCAGCCGTGACGATCAGCGACACGAGTTGAAGCAGGATCGTCCAACGGAACCAGCGAGGATACGATACGCTGGTCAGTCCGAGTCCGATCAGCAAGACGGCGTTTGTCGGGTACATGAGGTTGCTGAAGCCGTCGCCAAAGCAAAACGCAGTGACGGCGATCTGCCGCGTGAGGCCGACGAGGTCTGCGAGCGGCGCCAGGAGGGGCATCATGAGGAACGCTTTGGCTGACGCGGAACCGATGAAGAAGTTCATCCCGAGGGTCACTGCGTAGATGAGCAGGCTGGCGACGGAAGGTGAGGTCTTCGCGATGCCCGCAGCCGCGCCGTGGAGAATCGTGTCCATGATCCCCGCTTCGGCGACGATGTGCTTGACGCTCATAGCCATCAGAATGAGCAGGATGCCGGGAGCCATGCCCGCCAGGCCGGAGACGAAGGTCCTGAACGTGTCGCGTGCTCCCAAGCCGGACATGAGCCCGGCGCCCAGGCCTGCTGCCACGAAGGCGAGGCCGATAATCGGCAGGGAATAGGTCTGGAGGGCGGGGACCAGCGGCCCCAGCAGGACGACGGCCAGCATGACGCCGAGGCACGAGATCGACCACGTGACAGCGCGGCGGGGCGTCACGGACGTGAGGCCGTCGGATGACTGCTGGTAGCGCGCGCGAGCCACCTGCTCCTCCGGCCAGGACAGGTTTGACGTGGCATCATGCTCGACGCGGCGCGCATGCAGGATGACGAATGACGCTACGAGGACATATATGACCGCGAAGACGATAATGCGAAACCATGCCCCCGAGAACAGGGGCAGTCCTGCAATGCCTTGTGCAACGCCAATGCTGAAGGGGTTGGCGATCGCCGCACTGAACCCGAAACCGGTGGCGAGCAGGCTCATGCCGAGCCCTGTGAGCGAATCCCAGCCCATGGACCATGCCAGGGCGACGACGATGGGGATCAGTGGTACCGTCTCCTCGAAGATGCCCAGCAGGGCGCCCATGGCCATAAAGAAGAGACAGACGACTGCAATCAAAACATATCGGCGGGAACGGAACTTCGTCACGATGCGTGTGATGATCATACGGATGACACCCGCATGGTCCAGGACGGCGAAACTTCCGCCGACGAGCAGGATGAACAGGATGATCGTGATGACCATGACGGCGTCGCTGCTGCCAAGGACCTCCACCGGGGCCGTGAACCACCTCCATACAGGGAGTGGGTGCGCCTGTGTCGGACTGAAGGAAGTTGGGTCGAGCACCTCACGCCCGTCTTGCACGATGCGCTGGTACTGACCGGCCGGGACAAGGCGCGTCAGAATCCCCGCGCCGATCATGAGGACGAGAAGGATGAGTG from Coprothermobacter sp. carries:
- a CDS encoding export ABC transporter ATP-binding protein — translated: MLVEVKDLTKRFGKLTAVDGVHFSIPAGEAFGLLGPNGAGKTTTVSMMCGLVVPSSGDVVIDGHSILRDPMAVRRLIGVVPQDIALYPTLSARENLTFFARMQDVPASMLASRVDAVLDIVQLADRQKDRIETYSGGMKRRINIAVGLLNQPKLLILDEPTVGVDPQSRNSILATLKELNHQGMTLLYTSHYMEEVEFLCTHIAIIDHGKVIADGTQKDLRLQAGNKDIISVQLVREADGAVRDRLAALPGVDTVELRDKTIHIATDQGRSLLAGIISTLDDAGCPVSTIDVKEPNLEDLFLNLTGTSLRD